The following proteins come from a genomic window of Chryseobacterium glaciei:
- a CDS encoding ribonuclease HII produces MDLLKSWSNSYIEAGCDEVGRGCLCGPVVAAAVILDDNFKQNLVNDSKKLNFKTRMELDDYIKENVKSYAIAELPPEFIDQHNILNASIHAMHRALDKLTIRPELILVDGNKFHPYNYIPHQCIIKGDSKVLSIAAASILAKNYRDRLMIELHEEHPEYGWNTNFGYATKKHQEALIKHGPTKYHRQSFRLKYD; encoded by the coding sequence ATGGATTTACTAAAAAGCTGGTCAAACTCTTATATCGAAGCAGGGTGTGATGAAGTCGGAAGAGGATGTTTATGTGGTCCGGTGGTGGCAGCGGCTGTCATTTTGGATGATAATTTTAAGCAAAATTTAGTTAATGATTCTAAAAAGTTAAATTTTAAAACCAGAATGGAGCTCGATGACTATATTAAAGAGAATGTTAAAAGTTATGCAATTGCAGAGCTTCCTCCGGAATTTATAGATCAGCATAATATATTGAATGCCAGCATTCATGCAATGCACAGAGCGTTGGATAAACTAACGATAAGACCTGAACTTATTTTAGTAGACGGAAATAAATTTCATCCTTACAATTACATACCCCACCAATGTATTATTAAAGGAGATTCAAAGGTACTATCGATTGCGGCGGCATCTATTTTAGCAAAGAATTATAGAGACAGATTGATGATTGAGCTTCATGAAGAGCATCCTGAATACGGATGGAACACCAACTTCGGATATGCTACAAAAAAGCATCAGGAAGCCCTGATAAAGCACGGTCCGACGAAATATCACAGACAATCTTTCAGGCTTAAATATGATTAA
- the yidC gene encoding membrane protein insertase YidC, with protein MQQNNGLDKSQMISFAVLCLVLFGFMFYFQNKQSKEEEVKAQQQKTEQVKNAVKQTQASNINPNVTPTAIQTANLANNELKLEFSSLGGQVSKVELLKYKAYDHKNDRADLPLYLITKNNSNYGFQFKDKTGKVINTKDLVFSPTVKGNAVTLTANYNGAIIQFIYTLLDKYTVDFKVRSQGLAKVTSDTKADFIWDYSVRNLEKGRAQEQSHSEFSYAFNNYKDYDYDGRTTMEEEKETLNWIGVKQQFFSSVIEAKNGFTHSKGNQESIEEGEYLKKLNYEGFVQMTGSELNQDFTWYFLPLDLPLLKSYDKNFDEILPLGWSLIGWMNRGFFMPMYNLIASWGIAAGWVIFLMTIIVKLILSPIMYKQHKLSAMMKVIRPEIDEANAKFKDADPMKKQQATMEIYRKAGVNQMAGCLPALVQIPIFYALFRFFPNFIDLRGQGFWFAKDLTAYDDLIKLPFKIPFLGDHLSVFALACTVVILIYTVMTSGNMQQPQQEGMPNMKVLMYIFPVTFLFFLNTSASGLSWYYFISNAINILIILVIKYVILDEKKIHAQIQANKEKPKTEGKFQKKMREMMDKAQQQQSTVEQQKKKK; from the coding sequence ATGCAACAGAACAACGGACTCGATAAAAGTCAAATGATTAGTTTTGCGGTTTTATGTTTGGTACTCTTCGGTTTTATGTTTTATTTCCAAAACAAACAATCGAAAGAGGAAGAGGTAAAAGCTCAGCAACAAAAGACTGAACAAGTTAAAAATGCTGTAAAACAAACTCAGGCAAGCAATATCAATCCAAATGTAACTCCTACTGCAATTCAGACTGCAAATTTGGCAAACAATGAATTGAAATTGGAATTTTCAAGTTTAGGAGGACAAGTTTCTAAAGTAGAACTTTTAAAATATAAAGCTTACGATCATAAAAATGACAGAGCTGATCTTCCTCTTTATCTGATCACTAAAAATAACTCAAACTACGGTTTCCAGTTTAAAGATAAAACAGGTAAAGTAATCAATACTAAAGATTTAGTTTTCTCTCCAACAGTTAAAGGAAATGCTGTTACGTTGACGGCTAACTATAACGGAGCTATTATTCAGTTCATTTATACCTTATTAGATAAATACACGGTAGATTTCAAAGTAAGATCTCAAGGTCTTGCTAAAGTTACTTCTGATACTAAAGCAGATTTTATCTGGGATTACAGTGTAAGAAACTTAGAAAAAGGTAGAGCTCAAGAGCAGTCTCACTCAGAATTCTCATACGCTTTCAATAATTATAAAGATTATGATTATGACGGAAGAACCACAATGGAGGAAGAAAAAGAAACCCTTAACTGGATTGGTGTAAAACAACAGTTCTTCTCTTCAGTAATTGAAGCTAAAAACGGATTTACACACAGTAAAGGAAATCAGGAGTCAATTGAAGAAGGAGAATATTTGAAAAAACTAAACTATGAAGGTTTCGTTCAAATGACTGGAAGTGAATTGAATCAAGACTTTACTTGGTATTTCTTACCTTTAGATTTACCGTTGTTAAAATCATACGATAAAAACTTTGACGAGATCTTACCATTAGGATGGTCATTAATAGGGTGGATGAATCGTGGATTCTTCATGCCGATGTATAATCTAATTGCCTCTTGGGGAATTGCAGCAGGTTGGGTGATCTTCTTAATGACGATTATTGTGAAGCTGATTCTATCACCAATTATGTACAAACAGCATAAATTGAGTGCAATGATGAAAGTGATTCGTCCTGAAATTGACGAAGCTAACGCAAAATTCAAGGATGCAGATCCTATGAAAAAACAACAGGCTACAATGGAAATCTATCGAAAGGCAGGAGTGAATCAGATGGCGGGATGTCTTCCGGCATTGGTACAGATTCCGATTTTCTACGCCTTATTCCGTTTCTTCCCGAACTTTATTGATTTGAGAGGACAAGGATTTTGGTTTGCAAAAGATTTAACGGCTTATGATGATTTAATTAAATTGCCATTTAAAATTCCTTTCTTGGGAGATCATTTAAGTGTATTTGCTTTAGCATGTACAGTGGTGATTTTAATCTATACAGTAATGACTTCAGGAAATATGCAACAGCCTCAGCAAGAAGGTATGCCTAACATGAAAGTGTTAATGTATATTTTCCCTGTTACGTTCTTATTCTTCTTGAATACTTCGGCGTCTGGTCTTTCTTGGTATTATTTTATCTCGAATGCGATCAACATCTTAATTATTTTGGTCATTAAGTATGTAATCTTGGATGAAAAGAAAATTCACGCGCAGATTCAGGCTAATAAGGAAAAACCAAAAACAGAAGGTAAGTTCCAAAAGAAAATGCGAGAAATGATGGATAAAGCTCAGCAACAACAAAGTACAGTGGAGCAACAAAAGAAAAAGAAATAA
- a CDS encoding SusD/RagB family nutrient-binding outer membrane lipoprotein, translated as MKKIFLILSFTSLILTLTSCERDITSLNEDPKHPSEVPSGVLFASAEQVLLDQLMTTNVNRNISRFFTQQWSQTTYIGESRYNMSSRPIPRNHYNYMMASSSATVNSPGILSALRDAKKFLDGEAGTPAQKNNNLAMIELVNVYAWANLVDTYGDIPYFGALKATPENPGSAEIPYDDAKVIYLDLIKRVDDALAMINVTEKGYSNDLIYKGDMIKWRKMGNSLKFRMAVTLSDVEPALAKTYAEAAFTNGLFTAPEDNFGLKTFPSGQFSNPVYQDVIQSGRNDFVPSDVLVNFMNTTVDPRRAAWFTTVGGAYVGGVYARQNPFSNYSHFTDAITGENAQGYLLDYTEILFLRTEAAQRGFNVGGTAPALYADAIMASMTEYGISNANAVTYIAANPYNAANWKKSIGEQSWVAMFNKGFQAWNFSRRLDFPVFVNPSNSVVESVPVRMRYSDQEYLLNANSVNAAATKIGGDKVSTKIFWDKF; from the coding sequence ATGAAAAAAATATTTTTAATACTAAGTTTTACTTCATTAATATTGACTTTAACTTCTTGTGAAAGAGATATAACGTCTTTAAATGAAGATCCGAAACACCCGTCAGAAGTTCCTTCTGGTGTGCTTTTCGCTAGTGCAGAACAGGTTTTGCTTGATCAGTTAATGACAACTAATGTTAATCGTAATATTTCTCGGTTTTTTACTCAACAGTGGTCTCAAACAACTTATATTGGTGAGAGTAGATATAATATGTCTTCAAGACCTATTCCAAGAAACCATTATAATTATATGATGGCATCATCTTCTGCTACAGTTAATTCTCCTGGAATTTTATCAGCACTAAGAGATGCTAAAAAATTTTTAGATGGAGAAGCGGGAACTCCTGCTCAAAAAAATAATAATCTTGCCATGATAGAATTGGTGAATGTTTATGCTTGGGCTAATTTAGTTGATACCTATGGAGATATTCCTTATTTTGGAGCATTAAAGGCTACTCCTGAAAATCCAGGGTCTGCAGAAATTCCTTATGATGATGCCAAAGTAATTTATTTGGATCTGATCAAAAGAGTTGATGATGCTCTCGCGATGATCAACGTTACTGAAAAAGGATACTCAAATGATTTGATCTATAAAGGAGATATGATTAAATGGAGAAAAATGGGAAATTCTTTAAAATTTAGAATGGCCGTTACTCTATCAGATGTGGAGCCTGCATTAGCTAAAACATATGCGGAAGCAGCATTTACAAATGGTTTATTTACAGCACCAGAGGATAATTTTGGATTAAAAACATTTCCTTCAGGACAGTTTTCTAATCCGGTTTATCAGGATGTAATACAATCTGGTAGAAATGATTTTGTTCCTTCAGATGTTTTGGTAAACTTTATGAATACTACTGTTGACCCAAGAAGAGCAGCTTGGTTTACAACTGTTGGAGGCGCTTATGTTGGAGGGGTATATGCTAGGCAAAACCCATTTAGTAATTATTCTCATTTTACCGATGCTATTACCGGAGAAAATGCACAGGGGTATTTATTAGATTACACTGAGATTTTGTTTTTGAGAACTGAAGCAGCGCAGAGAGGATTTAATGTTGGAGGTACTGCTCCTGCTTTGTACGCTGATGCTATTATGGCCTCTATGACAGAATATGGGATAAGTAACGCAAACGCAGTAACTTATATTGCTGCTAATCCTTATAACGCTGCCAATTGGAAAAAATCTATAGGAGAGCAGTCATGGGTTGCGATGTTTAATAAAGGTTTTCAAGCTTGGAATTTTTCTAGAAGATTAGATTTTCCAGTATTTGTGAATCCAAGTAATTCTGTTGTTGAATCAGTACCGGTAAGAATGAGATATTCTGATCAAGAATATCTTTTAAATGCTAATAGTGTGAATGCTGCTGCTACAAAGATTGGTGGAGATAAAGTGTCAACAAAAATCTTTTGGGATAAATTTTAA
- a CDS encoding lipocalin family protein has translation MKYIIVIFLLLGMVSCSTDEPNVIVENTSINGNWKPYKYIFRGKDIMLNECESKGQLLINTDFSGVYERYGLSDSGNCNTLDSFEGNWKYDNLNTLILTYIESGATKTLTKKVNSYSDIELRINDNSKNLDNVPGNDEGILVYRKY, from the coding sequence ATGAAGTATATTATTGTCATTTTCCTTTTATTGGGAATGGTTTCATGCTCTACTGATGAGCCTAATGTTATTGTAGAAAATACAAGTATCAATGGAAACTGGAAACCTTATAAGTATATTTTTAGAGGTAAGGACATTATGTTAAACGAATGTGAGAGTAAGGGCCAGCTATTAATCAATACAGATTTCTCTGGAGTATATGAAAGATATGGTCTTTCAGACTCAGGCAATTGTAATACATTGGATTCATTTGAAGGGAACTGGAAGTATGATAATTTAAATACTTTAATACTAACCTATATAGAATCTGGAGCGACTAAAACACTGACTAAAAAAGTTAATTCATATTCTGATATAGAACTCCGAATTAATGATAATAGTAAAAATTTAGATAATGTACCCGGAAATGATGAAGGAATCTTAGTTTATAGAAAATATTAA
- a CDS encoding SusC/RagA family TonB-linked outer membrane protein, protein MKKLTAGVLVLVISSSLAVANAQEKKKDTLKTQDIEGVVVTALGIKREKKSLGYASEEVKAAELTGGTTNTGNVAALLSGKVAGLQVNTNNNFGGSSNLLIRGYKSLSGGSPLIVIDGSPVNNNTATGGPFDYGNFLSDINQEDIESINVLKGAAASALYGERGSDGVILIVTKNGRGKDDGSWGVTLTSGITAGFVDKSTFPKYQDKYGAGYGGESWNEDPGPGGYNYANFGDDASYGPAFDPKQLVYQWDSFDPSSPNYGKATPWVAAKNGPVKFFETPATYVNTISLEKGDKKSNISLAYTNMLSSGLLPNSELRKNTVSAKFNYDFTDKLHASVFSTLTLQDTKGRNETGYSENIVSGFRQWWQTNVDVLALRDAYANNGNSNFSWNRTSPDNGTPQYWNNPYFQRYQNYQSDSRTRTFSYAQLKYDISKNFGITGKVSYDDLQMVIEERLMNGSIPQVFGASGQTVGSGYARTNVKNTETNFDLIANYKFDITSDLNVSGIVGGNVRRNLIDNIYASTEGGLSKPGLFALSNSLGEMLAPDETYAQFVTSSAYGTASFGYKNFLYVDGTYRVDRSSNLPSANNTYDYYSATGSVILSELWKPSWLSFWKIRGNYAEVGSSTTNYRLQNTFKARGGGLFNQPYFLANPNLKPQRSKETEFGMEAKFLKNRLGFDVAVYKTRTFDQIINLPVSSATGYRTFLVNAGQIDNTGVEVQLNGTPIKTNNFTWDVDVNWSKNQNKVISLNGNSQNYLLATYQNGVSLNARVGQAFGALVGSDYVYDANGQKVIDEETGNYLINNNQVIGNITPDWIGGIRNSFRYKDFSFTFLIDVKQGGSVYSADMAYGIEGGLYRETADYRESGVINPGVNPNGNINTTPTSDPGISGNVDGYNVMPQKRFVYDASYVKLREASIGYNLPKSLLANTSIRDAKISIVGRNLWIIHKNLPYADPETGEGNGLASKGQSIGSLPTTRDIGIDITFKF, encoded by the coding sequence ATGAAGAAACTAACAGCAGGTGTGCTTGTCTTAGTGATATCTTCGTCTTTGGCTGTTGCTAACGCTCAGGAAAAGAAGAAAGATACTCTAAAAACACAAGACATCGAGGGTGTGGTAGTAACTGCACTTGGTATTAAAAGGGAGAAAAAATCTCTTGGTTATGCTTCGGAAGAGGTTAAAGCTGCAGAATTAACTGGCGGAACTACAAATACAGGTAACGTAGCAGCACTGCTTTCTGGTAAAGTTGCTGGTTTACAAGTGAATACGAATAATAACTTCGGAGGATCTTCCAACTTACTTATCAGAGGTTATAAATCTTTATCCGGAGGCTCACCACTTATTGTAATTGATGGTTCGCCTGTTAATAACAATACAGCAACAGGAGGTCCATTTGATTATGGAAATTTCCTCTCAGATATTAACCAAGAGGATATAGAGTCTATCAATGTACTTAAAGGAGCTGCAGCGTCTGCTTTATATGGTGAGAGAGGAAGTGATGGGGTTATCTTAATTGTTACTAAAAACGGAAGAGGAAAAGATGATGGAAGTTGGGGAGTTACCCTGACCTCTGGAATTACTGCTGGTTTTGTCGATAAGTCTACTTTTCCAAAATATCAGGATAAATATGGGGCTGGATATGGAGGAGAGTCTTGGAATGAAGATCCAGGTCCTGGAGGATACAATTATGCTAACTTCGGAGATGATGCATCTTACGGACCTGCATTTGATCCTAAACAATTAGTATACCAATGGGATTCATTTGATCCTTCTTCTCCAAATTATGGAAAAGCAACTCCTTGGGTAGCTGCTAAAAATGGACCTGTCAAATTTTTTGAGACACCAGCTACTTACGTTAATACCATTAGTCTTGAAAAAGGTGATAAAAAATCTAACATTTCATTGGCATATACCAATATGCTTTCTAGTGGTTTACTACCAAATTCTGAGCTAAGAAAAAATACGGTATCTGCAAAGTTTAATTATGATTTCACCGATAAATTGCATGCATCAGTTTTTTCTACCCTTACATTACAAGATACAAAAGGGAGAAACGAAACAGGGTATTCTGAAAATATCGTTTCTGGATTTAGACAGTGGTGGCAAACCAATGTAGACGTTTTAGCATTAAGAGATGCATATGCAAATAATGGAAATAGCAATTTTTCTTGGAATAGAACCTCACCTGATAATGGAACACCTCAATACTGGAATAATCCTTATTTCCAAAGGTATCAGAACTATCAATCAGATAGTAGAACAAGAACATTTTCTTATGCTCAGTTGAAATATGACATTTCTAAAAACTTTGGTATTACCGGTAAAGTATCCTATGATGACTTGCAGATGGTTATTGAGGAGAGGCTAATGAACGGGTCTATACCTCAGGTTTTTGGAGCATCTGGACAAACTGTAGGATCAGGATATGCTAGAACTAATGTAAAGAATACAGAAACTAATTTTGATTTAATTGCTAATTATAAATTCGATATTACTTCTGACCTAAATGTGAGTGGTATTGTTGGAGGGAATGTGAGAAGAAATTTAATAGATAATATATACGCTAGTACAGAAGGAGGGTTGTCTAAACCAGGATTGTTTGCATTGTCTAATTCTTTAGGGGAAATGCTTGCACCTGATGAGACTTACGCACAATTTGTTACTTCAAGTGCCTATGGAACAGCTTCTTTTGGATATAAGAATTTCTTGTATGTAGATGGAACTTACAGAGTAGATAGAAGTTCCAACCTTCCAAGTGCGAACAATACCTATGATTATTATTCAGCTACTGGGTCTGTAATTCTTTCAGAATTATGGAAACCGTCTTGGTTAAGCTTTTGGAAAATAAGAGGAAATTATGCAGAAGTAGGTTCTTCTACGACTAATTATAGACTACAAAATACATTTAAAGCTAGAGGTGGAGGATTATTTAATCAGCCTTATTTCCTAGCTAATCCAAATTTAAAACCTCAGAGATCTAAGGAAACTGAATTTGGTATGGAGGCTAAATTCTTAAAAAATAGACTAGGTTTTGATGTTGCAGTATATAAGACAAGAACATTTGATCAAATTATTAATCTTCCTGTTTCTTCTGCTACAGGGTACAGAACTTTCTTGGTAAATGCAGGACAAATTGATAATACAGGGGTTGAAGTGCAGCTAAACGGTACACCTATTAAAACTAATAATTTTACATGGGATGTTGATGTAAACTGGTCTAAGAATCAAAATAAAGTAATTTCATTAAACGGAAATTCTCAGAATTATCTATTGGCAACTTATCAAAATGGAGTATCTCTCAATGCTCGTGTTGGTCAAGCTTTTGGTGCTTTAGTAGGATCGGACTATGTATATGATGCTAATGGGCAAAAAGTAATTGATGAAGAGACAGGGAATTATTTAATAAATAATAATCAGGTAATAGGTAATATTACACCAGATTGGATTGGAGGGATTAGAAATAGTTTTCGATATAAAGATTTTTCATTCACTTTCCTTATTGACGTGAAGCAAGGTGGAAGTGTATATTCTGCAGATATGGCATATGGAATAGAGGGAGGACTTTATAGAGAAACAGCTGATTATAGAGAAAGTGGCGTAATCAATCCAGGAGTTAATCCTAATGGAAACATCAATACAACACCTACAAGCGATCCTGGGATAAGTGGAAATGTTGATGGATATAACGTTATGCCTCAGAAGAGGTTTGTGTATGATGCTTCTTATGTAAAATTAAGAGAGGCAAGTATAGGATATAATTTGCCAAAATCTCTATTGGCAAATACTTCTATTCGAGATGCGAAAATTTCTATTGTAGGAAGAAACCTGTGGATTATTCACAAAAATTTACCTTATGCAGATCCTGAAACAGGAGAAGGTAATGGCCTAGCCTCTAAGGGACAGTCTATAGGTTCGTTACCAACGACGCGTGATATAGGTATTGATATAACTTTTAAATTCTAA
- a CDS encoding CTP synthase, which translates to MSKKNTKYIFVTGGVTSSLGKGIVSASLGLLLKSRGFNVTIQKLDPYINIDPGTLNPYEHGECYVTEDGAETDLDLGHYERYLDAPTSQNNNVTTGKIYQTVIDKERKGDFLGKTVQVIPHITNEIKRRIKILSKQNYDIIITEIGGTVGDIESLPYIETVRQLKWELGEKNSMVIHLTLLPYLASSGELKTKPSQHSVRQLMESGIMADVLVCRTEHNIPKDQRAKLAQFCNVSLDNVIECKDLETIYEVPMYLQKQNFDDVVLKELDLKNDKEADLKDWKTFLKKFKNPKRTVEIALVGKYISLQDSYISIAEAFKHAGASLETEVKVRWVYSGDITAENIKETLNGVDGILVAPGFGDRGIEGKVLTAQYARENKVPMLGICLGMQIMTIEFARNVLGHAKANSMEFDTSTPDPVISIMEEQKNVVDKGGTMRLGAWKCSLKNASKLYDIYGAKNISERHRHRYEFNSDYLQEFEKNGFLATGTNPETGLVEALEMPDHPFYVGVQYHPEYKSTVTTPHPLFKAFIKACEKK; encoded by the coding sequence ATGAGTAAAAAGAATACAAAGTACATCTTTGTGACAGGAGGTGTAACTTCATCTTTGGGAAAGGGAATCGTTTCTGCTTCTCTGGGACTTCTACTAAAATCACGTGGCTTTAATGTAACGATCCAAAAACTAGATCCTTATATCAATATCGACCCAGGAACATTAAACCCTTATGAGCATGGAGAATGCTATGTAACCGAAGATGGTGCGGAGACGGATCTGGATTTAGGTCACTATGAGCGTTATTTGGACGCTCCAACTTCTCAAAATAACAACGTTACGACAGGAAAAATCTACCAAACTGTAATTGATAAAGAAAGAAAAGGAGATTTCCTTGGAAAAACAGTTCAGGTAATTCCTCATATCACGAACGAAATTAAGCGTAGAATTAAAATTTTATCTAAGCAGAACTACGATATCATTATTACTGAGATCGGAGGAACTGTTGGAGATATTGAATCTTTACCATACATTGAAACTGTTCGTCAGTTGAAGTGGGAATTGGGAGAGAAAAATTCTATGGTGATTCACTTGACTTTATTGCCGTATTTGGCTTCAAGTGGAGAATTAAAAACTAAGCCATCTCAGCATTCTGTTCGTCAATTGATGGAAAGCGGGATTATGGCAGATGTTTTAGTGTGTAGAACCGAACACAATATTCCAAAAGATCAGAGAGCGAAATTGGCTCAATTCTGTAACGTTTCTTTAGATAATGTGATTGAATGTAAAGATTTGGAAACGATCTATGAAGTTCCAATGTACCTTCAAAAACAAAATTTTGATGATGTAGTTTTAAAAGAATTAGATCTTAAAAATGATAAAGAAGCTGATCTTAAAGACTGGAAAACGTTCCTTAAAAAATTCAAAAACCCTAAAAGAACGGTAGAAATTGCCTTAGTAGGTAAATATATTTCTCTGCAGGATTCTTATATTTCTATTGCCGAAGCTTTCAAGCATGCAGGAGCAAGTCTTGAAACTGAAGTGAAAGTAAGATGGGTTTACAGTGGAGATATTACTGCCGAAAATATCAAAGAAACTTTAAATGGTGTTGATGGAATTCTTGTTGCCCCAGGTTTTGGTGACAGAGGAATTGAAGGTAAAGTTCTTACGGCTCAATATGCAAGAGAAAATAAAGTTCCGATGTTGGGAATCTGTTTAGGAATGCAGATCATGACGATTGAATTTGCGAGAAATGTTCTTGGACACGCGAAAGCGAACTCAATGGAATTTGATACTTCTACACCAGATCCTGTAATTTCAATCATGGAAGAGCAGAAAAATGTAGTAGATAAAGGAGGTACAATGCGTCTTGGTGCTTGGAAATGTTCATTGAAAAACGCTTCTAAGTTATATGATATTTATGGAGCTAAAAATATTTCTGAAAGACACCGTCACCGTTATGAATTCAACAGTGATTACCTTCAGGAATTCGAAAAGAATGGTTTCTTAGCAACAGGAACAAACCCTGAAACAGGATTGGTTGAAGCATTAGAAATGCCAGATCATCCGTTCTATGTTGGGGTACAGTATCATCCGGAATACAAGAGTACGGTAACAACACCACATCCTTTATTTAAAGCTTTTATTAAGGCTTGTGAGAAAAAATAA
- a CDS encoding CDP-alcohol phosphatidyltransferase family protein, producing the protein MISVYKLKPKFQQLLTPILLFLNKKKITANQITISSILLSVIIGVLFWNADISKWFFLSLPIGLLIRMALNALDGMMARKFNQTTKLGEVLNEIGDIVSDVIIFFPLLKFQPESLYLIIVFIILSIINEFAGLIGKAVGKERRYDGPMGKSDRALILGLYGLIAFFGVNISNYSQYIFGLIILLLLISTYTRLKNSLHEA; encoded by the coding sequence ATGATTTCGGTATATAAACTCAAACCAAAATTCCAGCAGCTGCTCACTCCTATTTTATTATTTTTAAATAAAAAGAAAATTACAGCGAATCAAATTACGATCAGTTCCATTTTATTATCTGTTATTATTGGAGTCCTATTTTGGAATGCCGATATTTCAAAATGGTTTTTCCTTAGCTTACCGATCGGATTACTGATAAGAATGGCTTTGAATGCGCTGGACGGAATGATGGCAAGAAAATTCAATCAAACGACTAAATTAGGTGAAGTTTTGAATGAAATCGGCGATATTGTTTCTGATGTGATTATCTTTTTTCCTTTGTTAAAATTTCAGCCGGAGAGTTTATATTTAATTATCGTCTTTATTATTTTAAGCATTATTAATGAATTTGCAGGATTGATTGGAAAAGCTGTCGGAAAAGAACGCCGTTATGATGGACCAATGGGGAAAAGTGACCGTGCTTTGATTCTAGGTTTATATGGTTTGATCGCATTTTTTGGAGTGAATATTTCAAATTATTCTCAATATATATTTGGGCTAATTATTTTATTACTTCTTATCAGTACTTATACCCGACTTAAAAATTCTCTCCATGAAGCCTGA